One Halobacterium wangiae genomic window, AGATGCGGACGCACTCCTCCTCGGTCGTCGCCGTGAAGGCCGCTCGCGCGCTCCGGGACCTCCTCGACAAGGACTACCCGACCGTTGAGGAGTACGTGCGGGCGCTCGAACGGAACAGCAACGCCCTCCGCCGCGCGAACGCCTCCCACGCGTCGCTGGTGACCACCCAGCGCGCCATCGTCGAGGGCGTCCGGGACGCCGACCCCGCGTCCGTCGCGGAGGCCAAGGAGGTCACCGCGGCGGCCATCGACGACGTGGTCGACACCGTCGAGAACGCGAAACACGCGGCCGCAGAGGCTACCGCCGAGCGCATCGAGGACGGACAGACGCTGCTCACCCACGACTACTCCTCGACCGTGCTGGAGGCCCTCGAACTCGCCGCCCAGGACGGCAAACACCTCGACGTGTTCGTGACGGAGGCCCGCCCGCGCCACCTCGGCCGGAAGACGGCGCGGACGCTCGCGGCCATCGACCGCATCGACCCGACGCTCATCGTCGACGGCGCCTCCGGCTACTACCTCCCGGAGTGCGACCGCGTCCTCCTCGGGATGGACTGCATCGTCGACGACACGTACTACAACCGCGTCGGGACGTACCCGCTGGTCGCGACGGCCGCCGACATCGGCACGCCCGTGACTGTCTCGGGGTCGAGCGCGAAACTCGTCGACGACGGCTTCCGCTTCGAGAACGACTTCCGCGACCCCAGCGAGGTCATCCGTGAACCCCCGGAGGGCTTCGAAGTGGAGAATCCGGCGTACGACGCGACCCCGACCCGCCTGCTCGACGTCGTGGTGACCGACGAGGGCGTCGAGGAGTACTGAGGGCCGCCGGACTCGGTTCTACGCCGGACGCTCCGACGTGACCTCGTACTGTTCGTCCTCGTACTCGACGTAGACCGGTTCGTCGATGCCGAACGGCGGGACGGTCGCGTCCGGTGCTTCTAGGCGAACGGTCTCGACGCCCTCCTCGAAGAACGGAATCGTGTTCCGGTACGGCGTCGTCCGGCCCGTCCCGGGACCCGGTCTGAGGAGTTGCTCGGTGACGTACCGCTGGAGGGGGCGGCCTGCTGGAACCCCCTCGCGTTCGACGACGAACGCCGACAGCTCTTCGTCCTCCCCGGGTTCCTCGCCGGTGGTCACGACGACGGTGTCGCCGTCCCGCGACGCGGAGACGTCGTCGGTCGGCGTCAGTTCGAGTTGGTCGCCGTTCAGCCTGAAGCGGGCGCCGAGCGCCACGTGGAACGAGTCCTTGTCGCCGAGGGGGAACCATCCCTGCAGGGTGAACGCGTACTCCCCACCACCGAGGCCCGCGAGCGCGACGTCGCTATCGCTCGAGGACCCGCCGGTCGGCGTCTCGGAGTTGTCCACCGTGAACGACCACTCGTGGGACTCGCCGGCGGGGAGCATGTGGAGTGGCTGTGGCCAGTACTGCGGCGCGACGTGGAACCACTGGCCATGCACGCGCTTCGAGAGTTTCCAGCCGTAGAAGTTCGCGTGGTACTCGTAGTCGGTGTCGTTCGCGAGCGTGAACGTCGTCGAGTCCGTCGGCAGGTCGAGTTCGTCGTCGTCGGGCGTCAGCGAGAGAATCTCGCCGGTCTGCTCGGGGTAGCAGACGGCCCGTCCCTCGTCGCCGAGTGGGCATTCGCTCTGTGTCGTCGGAACGCCGAGTGAGAGTAACTCCGCCGGCGTGGCGTCCGAGGTGGTGGTCGGCTGCGTAGTCGACGTCGAGGTGGCCCGTGTGGTCGTCGTACTGTCGCTTCCGGACGGCTGGGCACCGGTACCCGTACAGCCAGCGACCGCCAGCGAAGCGATGGTGCCGAGGAGGGCGCGTCGTCTCATACCGGGGCGGTCGGCAGGAGGCGGTAAATGCTTCGTGGGGACTACGACGCGCGTTTCACATGTACATGCGGTCCTCGGAGCGTTCCTCCTCGGCGTGGCTCCGGATCCGCTCGCTGAGGTTCTCGTAGTGCTGGGCGACCTCCGCGGCGAACGCTTTCAGGGGCCCCGTGTCCACGTCCAGGTCGTAGACGCTGCTGGCGGCGTCGACGAGGCGAATTGCGGCCTCCACGTCGGGCACCTGTGCGTGGACGGGTGTCGTGTAGGTGCACGCGCGGAGGTTCGAATCCAGGCCGCGTGCGAGCAGTTCGGCGTTCACACCGTCGAGGAAGCCGTTCCCCATCGCCGGCACGTCGGCGTCCACGAGGCGCGCGTCGCGGTAGTCCTCGGTGGCGATGTAGAACGCGCGGTGTTCGTCGGGCCCGTGCGCGACGGGGACTCCAGAGAGCACGGCTACCTCGCCGACGTCGTTCTCGTCGATCCACGCGAGCAGCGACCTGGCGAACGGTTCGGCCGCCGGCAGCGGGATGAACAGTTCGCCGACGAGCACGGTGACGTCGACGTCCGGTTTCGAGAAGAACCGCGTGTGGTGGCGCGGCACGCCGTTCTCGAAGGGCGTGATCGCCGGGAGGCTCTCGACGGCGACGTGCCCGGTCTGCTCGAGGTCGAGGTGGTCGACCAGGTAGTCGGCGGCGGTGAGCCCGGCGAGTCCGAACTCGGAGAACCCACAGAGGAGCGCCTCGTTCGGGGGAGCGTCGTGCGTGAAGTGGAAGTCGGGGCGCTCTGGGCGGGTGTCTGTGTCGGCCATGTGTGTGAGAACGGCGACGATCTCCTTAGCCGTTGGCCCGGCCGGACCACGGCACCCGCCGATCGCCGCTCAGTCGTCGGCGTGGAGTTCGACGCGCCCCTCGATCTCGGGGTCGATGCCGCGCTGGCGAGCGTAGTCGGCGAGCACCCGGTGCTGGACCTCGAGGCGGTCCACGCGGTGGGCCTCGTCGAGCGCTGGGAACTCGTCGTCGGAGTAGAACAGGTAGTCCGTGGTGGCGAGCGTGTACGTCGCGGTGGGGTCGACTGGTTCGCCGTCGACGGTGGCTTCCAGGAGTTCGTCGCGGTCCGCGTCCCACACCAGTTCTGCCCCCGAGACGTGGGCGTGCCACCACTCGGGCTCCGCGAAGCCGAGGGAGCCACCGCGCGCGCCGTGGAACACGTCCAGCAGTTCCTCGCCGGTGAGTTCCGCGACGCTCACCGGTTCCTCGAAGGGGACGACGCTGACGAGGTCCGACACCGTCACGTCGCCCTCGATGTCCGGGCCGTCGCGGACGCCGCCGGAGTTCTGGAGTGCGACGTCCGTCCCCGCGGCCCACCGGTAGGCGTCCGCGACGAAGTTCCCGATGCGGGACTCCCCCCGGAACAGCGTCTGCTCGGTGCGCTCCAGGGGGTCCTCGACTTCCCCGACGACGTCGTTCAGTCCGGTCTCGTCCATGCGCTCCTGGAGTCGCTCGGCGAGCGGTTCGTAGACGGGTTCGTCGGCGACGACGCGCCGGGTCACGTCGCCCGATTCGAGGTCGACGTCGAGTACCACCTCGCCGCCCGATCCCGGTCGCGTCAGGAGCGTCCCGTCGATGCGCTCGACGCGCTCGGAGGCGATGTGCCCGCCGAGGACGGCGTCCACGTCGGTGGCTGCGGCGAGTTCCTCGTCGTCGCGGCCGAGGTGGGAGAGGACGACCACGTAGTCCGCACCGGCGTCCCGGACGTCGGCGGCGGCCTCGCGGGTCGCGGCGACGGGGTCGGTGACGGTGAGGTCGCTCGCCATCGGGTTGAGCGCGGGCGTGGCGTCGTCGAGGACGCCGAGGAAGCCGACGCGCACGCCGTCGTGCGCGTCGATAGTCCACGGTTCGACACCGCCGATGGGGTCGCCGTCGCGGGTGACGTTCGCGCTCACCCACGTCTGCGGGGAGGCGGCGACGATCTCGGCGGTGACGTCGGCGCCGTAGTCGAAGTCGTGGTTGCCGAACGTCGCGACGTCCGGGTCGACCGCGTCGTAGAGGTCCAGCGCCTGTCGGCCCTCGGTCACGAGCGAGAGCACGCCCGGCGAGGTGTTGTCACCGGAGCCGGCGGCGATAGCGTCCCCGCGGTCCCGGAGGAGTGAGGCGAGACGCCCCGCCTGCTCGGGCGTGTCGTAGACGTTCTCGAGGTCGGAGTAGTGGAGGATACGGACCGCCATTGTCGGCTGGAGGCGGGCACGGCCAATGAGCGCTTCGACCGCGACTGATAAATGCCGCAAGCCGGTACGTGGAGCCATGTTGACGGTGGCGACCGACGACGGGGAGACGCTGTACGTCGCCGAGGACGAGGCCGAGCGCGGGCAGGACGGCCCGTTCCTCGTCGTCTACCGGACGCCGGACAGACAGCGCCGCTGGGGCTGGTTCTGCACGAACTGCGAGTCCGTCGACAACGCGATGGACTCGATGGGGCGCATCGAGTGCAACGTCTGCGGGAACTTCAAGAAGCCCGACGAGTGGGACTCGGCGCACGAGTAGCGGGCCGGTCCGCCCCGGCCTGCGCGGCTCAGCTTCCGCCAACCCGGTCTTTATGCGCTCCGTGTCGTACCCGGTCGTATGAGCCGCGTCGACGAACTCGACCCGGAGACCAGGGACGCAGTCGAATCGTTCGTGAGCGAGTG contains:
- a CDS encoding bifunctional metallophosphatase/5'-nucleotidase — its product is MAVRILHYSDLENVYDTPEQAGRLASLLRDRGDAIAAGSGDNTSPGVLSLVTEGRQALDLYDAVDPDVATFGNHDFDYGADVTAEIVAASPQTWVSANVTRDGDPIGGVEPWTIDAHDGVRVGFLGVLDDATPALNPMASDLTVTDPVAATREAAADVRDAGADYVVVLSHLGRDDEELAAATDVDAVLGGHIASERVERIDGTLLTRPGSGGEVVLDVDLESGDVTRRVVADEPVYEPLAERLQERMDETGLNDVVGEVEDPLERTEQTLFRGESRIGNFVADAYRWAAGTDVALQNSGGVRDGPDIEGDVTVSDLVSVVPFEEPVSVAELTGEELLDVFHGARGGSLGFAEPEWWHAHVSGAELVWDADRDELLEATVDGEPVDPTATYTLATTDYLFYSDDEFPALDEAHRVDRLEVQHRVLADYARQRGIDPEIEGRVELHADD
- a CDS encoding proteasome assembly chaperone family protein, with the translated sequence MADTDTRPERPDFHFTHDAPPNEALLCGFSEFGLAGLTAADYLVDHLDLEQTGHVAVESLPAITPFENGVPRHHTRFFSKPDVDVTVLVGELFIPLPAAEPFARSLLAWIDENDVGEVAVLSGVPVAHGPDEHRAFYIATEDYRDARLVDADVPAMGNGFLDGVNAELLARGLDSNLRACTYTTPVHAQVPDVEAAIRLVDAASSVYDLDVDTGPLKAFAAEVAQHYENLSERIRSHAEEERSEDRMYM
- a CDS encoding translation initiation factor eIF-2B, with translation MIDETAEEIREMRTHSSSVVAVKAARALRDLLDKDYPTVEEYVRALERNSNALRRANASHASLVTTQRAIVEGVRDADPASVAEAKEVTAAAIDDVVDTVENAKHAAAEATAERIEDGQTLLTHDYSSTVLEALELAAQDGKHLDVFVTEARPRHLGRKTARTLAAIDRIDPTLIVDGASGYYLPECDRVLLGMDCIVDDTYYNRVGTYPLVATAADIGTPVTVSGSSAKLVDDGFRFENDFRDPSEVIREPPEGFEVENPAYDATPTRLLDVVVTDEGVEEY
- a CDS encoding DUF5816 domain-containing protein; translation: MLTVATDDGETLYVAEDEAERGQDGPFLVVYRTPDRQRRWGWFCTNCESVDNAMDSMGRIECNVCGNFKKPDEWDSAHE